The following coding sequences are from one Phenylobacterium glaciei window:
- a CDS encoding TonB-dependent receptor domain-containing protein, protein MKLLSTRRRLLATTVLCAVAAFASGASAADTDTVEELIVTGSRIARVDTESAVPVQVIGEERIEQQGYENVVDVLTTLPQFAASFGASRTQSTFSGAASSGLNLTNLRNLGSNRSVTLINGRRAPAGNIVGSGVDFNTIPSANISRVEVLTGGAAAIYGADAVAGVVNIITDTKFDGLEMGASYGLALAEKDNINPSAFIRFGKAFDKGHLGATLQYDYQGFVSCADRYLCEHDFVWNPPAAVKRGAGTSPADSALSGVPPQGRFLIGAGNGLAAGDFTQRNGSFTDSGGALIPFTLNLDGYDRNPKRALAIPTERVMFATDASYEVLPWMTAFLEMNYGSSKTQAPFEGHPFQSTTDLLGSLPVAQGGLEASIPTTNPFIPAALRARAVAAGDNEISWLERFDQLGLRGANNQRQTMRIAAGVTGQFDTLAGIGSNWNYEASYVWGRTTLDSVTNGLVARDRLYNGLRVEQVPGAPAGTYRCTDPVARASGCVPLNPFAAFTPAMANYISVNAGQRGETELENGLAFLGGSLFDLPAGPLQVGVGLESRRTTAFLDYDDPINRGLVTGNRTFDNPEATFRTNEAYIEARAPLLKDLPFIESLNVEGAFRWSDSSNFGKYETWKIGGDWSPVPGLRLRVMKNKAVRAPVLSEYNGGSQTAGNINDPCATERYSANATRAANCLSAGIPSSYNPATITRQGVTGFVLGNSNLVPEEAETLTYGLVFNGRDADYLPSVLQPLVVTVDRFQIDIQKVITTTGRQTIADLCYDLSGAARAQYCALVTRGFSQIEGVGYALQGVNDTVDNLGGLDVRGVDLQVDYGFQLGDLFGDKDIGRVNFNAVMTFYDKADELVAGSTIDLLGSAGGSTSDAGFLKKQGNFTTSYSNGGLKVNWVARWIPKTKMSPFAAAAVPEVPAYWYHDVQARYSFNDAVEVYGGVSNLLDKDPPFFASGTAGTQALDTIPAYYDIFGRQAYVGFKLRF, encoded by the coding sequence GTGAAGCTTTTATCCACTCGCCGGCGCCTGCTGGCCACAACGGTGCTGTGCGCCGTGGCGGCGTTCGCTTCCGGCGCGTCCGCGGCCGACACCGACACTGTCGAGGAACTGATCGTCACCGGCTCGCGCATCGCCCGGGTCGACACCGAGAGCGCCGTGCCGGTGCAGGTGATTGGCGAGGAGCGTATCGAGCAACAGGGTTATGAGAACGTCGTCGATGTCCTGACCACCCTGCCGCAATTCGCCGCGTCGTTCGGCGCTTCGCGCACCCAGTCCACCTTCTCGGGCGCCGCCAGTTCGGGCCTGAACCTGACCAACCTGCGTAACCTCGGCTCCAACCGTTCGGTCACCCTGATCAACGGCCGCCGCGCGCCGGCCGGCAACATCGTGGGCTCGGGCGTCGACTTCAACACCATCCCTTCGGCCAACATCTCGCGGGTCGAGGTGCTGACCGGCGGCGCCGCGGCGATCTACGGCGCCGACGCCGTGGCCGGCGTGGTCAACATCATCACCGACACCAAGTTCGACGGTCTGGAGATGGGCGCCAGCTACGGCCTGGCCCTGGCCGAAAAGGACAATATCAACCCCAGCGCCTTCATCCGGTTCGGCAAGGCCTTCGACAAGGGCCACCTGGGGGCCACCCTGCAGTACGACTATCAGGGCTTCGTCTCCTGCGCGGACCGCTATCTGTGCGAGCACGACTTCGTCTGGAACCCGCCGGCGGCTGTGAAGCGTGGGGCGGGAACCTCGCCCGCCGACAGCGCGCTTTCGGGCGTGCCGCCGCAAGGCCGTTTCCTGATCGGGGCCGGCAACGGCCTGGCCGCGGGCGACTTCACTCAGCGCAACGGGAGCTTCACCGACAGCGGTGGGGCGCTGATCCCCTTCACCCTCAATCTCGACGGCTATGACCGCAACCCCAAGCGGGCCTTGGCCATCCCGACCGAGCGGGTGATGTTCGCCACCGACGCCTCCTATGAGGTGCTGCCGTGGATGACAGCCTTCCTGGAGATGAATTACGGGTCGTCCAAGACCCAGGCGCCCTTCGAAGGCCACCCATTCCAGTCCACCACCGACCTGCTTGGCTCCCTGCCGGTGGCCCAGGGCGGGCTGGAGGCTTCGATCCCCACCACCAACCCCTTCATCCCGGCCGCCCTGCGCGCCCGGGCCGTGGCGGCGGGCGACAACGAGATCAGCTGGCTGGAACGCTTCGACCAGCTGGGCCTGCGCGGCGCCAACAACCAGCGCCAGACCATGCGCATCGCGGCCGGCGTCACCGGCCAGTTCGACACCCTGGCCGGCATCGGCTCGAACTGGAACTACGAGGCCTCTTACGTCTGGGGCCGCACCACCCTTGACAGCGTGACCAATGGCCTGGTGGCGCGCGACCGCCTCTATAACGGCCTGCGGGTCGAGCAGGTCCCCGGCGCGCCGGCCGGGACCTATCGTTGTACCGACCCGGTGGCGCGCGCCTCGGGCTGCGTTCCGCTCAATCCATTCGCAGCCTTCACGCCGGCCATGGCCAACTACATCAGCGTCAATGCCGGCCAACGCGGCGAAACCGAGCTGGAGAACGGCTTGGCCTTCCTGGGCGGCAGCCTCTTTGACCTGCCGGCTGGACCGCTGCAGGTGGGCGTGGGCCTGGAATCGCGGCGCACCACGGCCTTCCTCGACTATGACGACCCGATCAACCGCGGTCTGGTGACCGGCAACCGCACCTTCGATAACCCGGAGGCGACCTTCCGGACCAACGAGGCCTACATTGAGGCCCGCGCGCCCCTGCTGAAGGATCTACCGTTCATCGAGAGCCTGAACGTCGAGGGCGCCTTCCGCTGGTCCGACAGCTCCAACTTCGGCAAGTACGAGACCTGGAAGATCGGCGGCGACTGGTCGCCGGTTCCGGGCCTGCGCCTGCGGGTGATGAAGAACAAGGCCGTCCGCGCCCCGGTGCTGTCGGAGTACAACGGCGGCTCGCAGACGGCGGGGAACATCAACGACCCCTGCGCCACCGAACGCTACAGCGCCAACGCCACGCGGGCGGCGAACTGCCTGTCGGCTGGGATTCCTTCGAGCTACAACCCCGCCACCATCACCCGCCAGGGCGTGACCGGGTTCGTGCTGGGCAACTCCAACCTGGTGCCGGAAGAGGCCGAAACCCTGACCTATGGCCTGGTGTTCAACGGCCGCGACGCCGACTACCTGCCCTCGGTCCTGCAGCCCCTGGTGGTCACGGTCGACCGCTTCCAGATCGACATCCAGAAGGTGATCACCACCACCGGCCGGCAGACCATCGCCGACCTCTGCTATGACCTCAGCGGCGCGGCCAGGGCTCAGTACTGCGCCCTGGTCACCCGTGGCTTCAGCCAGATCGAAGGCGTCGGCTACGCCCTGCAAGGCGTGAACGACACCGTCGACAACCTGGGCGGCCTGGACGTGCGCGGCGTCGACCTGCAGGTGGACTATGGCTTCCAGCTGGGCGACCTGTTCGGCGACAAGGACATCGGCCGGGTCAACTTCAACGCGGTCATGACCTTCTACGACAAGGCCGACGAACTGGTTGCGGGTTCGACCATCGACCTGCTCGGTTCGGCGGGCGGGTCGACCTCCGATGCCGGCTTCCTGAAGAAGCAGGGCAACTTCACCACCAGCTACTCCAATGGCGGTCTGAAGGTGAACTGGGTGGCCCGCTGGATTCCGAAGACCAAGATGAGCCCGTTCGCCGCGGCGGCCGTGCCTGAGGTCCCGGCCTACTGGTACCACGACGTCCAGGCCCGCTATTCGTTCAACGACGCCGTGGAGGTCTATGGCGGTGTCTCCAACCTGCTGGACAAGGATCCCCCGTTCTTCGCGTCGGGTACGGCGGGCACCCAGGCCCTGGACACCATCCCGGCCTACTACGACATCTTCGGTCGCCAAGCCTATGTCGGCTTCAAGCTGAGGTTCTAG
- a CDS encoding alpha/beta fold hydrolase, translating to MSVWSSGRVEVSGGHLAYHRTGGEGPALVLSHGLTDNGLCWQRLADALAPNFDIIMLDARGHGDSSRMPAGDHDPAQDIDEAIEGLGLARPIVMGHSVGARATASYANAHPDRVAKVILEDPPFLPRIDAAAAERRAGKFRQQVEGFAAMSETDLIAMGRAQSPLWHEDDFPAWAAAKLQVDPNAMPFYAAPWQDSLSQITAPTLLIHGDSAQGGLVTPEIADEAKALNPHIVTVLVGGAGHNTRRENFPDYLSAVQAFLGLPA from the coding sequence GTGAGCGTCTGGTCCTCCGGGCGGGTCGAGGTGTCGGGCGGACATCTCGCCTATCACCGCACCGGTGGTGAGGGCCCAGCCTTGGTTCTGTCCCACGGCCTGACCGACAACGGCCTGTGCTGGCAAAGGCTCGCCGACGCCCTGGCGCCGAACTTCGACATCATCATGCTGGACGCCCGGGGCCACGGCGACAGTTCTCGGATGCCGGCCGGCGATCACGATCCGGCCCAGGATATCGACGAGGCCATCGAGGGGCTTGGCCTGGCCCGGCCCATCGTCATGGGTCATTCGGTCGGAGCGCGGGCCACGGCGAGCTACGCCAACGCCCATCCCGACCGGGTGGCGAAGGTGATCCTGGAGGACCCGCCCTTCCTGCCGCGGATCGACGCCGCCGCCGCCGAACGGCGCGCCGGGAAGTTCCGCCAGCAGGTGGAGGGCTTTGCTGCAATGTCGGAGACCGACCTGATCGCCATGGGCAGGGCGCAGTCGCCCCTGTGGCATGAGGACGACTTTCCGGCCTGGGCGGCGGCCAAGCTTCAGGTCGATCCGAACGCCATGCCGTTCTACGCCGCGCCCTGGCAGGACTCGCTCAGCCAGATCACCGCGCCGACCCTGCTGATCCATGGCGACAGCGCCCAAGGCGGCCTGGTCACCCCGGAGATCGCCGACGAGGCCAAGGCCCTCAATCCCCACATCGTCACGGTCCTGGTCGGCGGGGCGGGTCACAACACCCGGCGCGAGAACTTCCCCGACTATCTGTCAGCGGTTCAGGCGTTTCTCGGCCTGCCGGCCTAA
- a CDS encoding phytanoyl-CoA dioxygenase family protein, whose translation MDTPEILALRAHLEAHNGLKGLDILEPGDVEHAVNLFRRDGFVVIANVLNDEQTGFLADGCNAVAREILSLDGDRAGNRGSHRYSFGGSSLTRSQLHRPEWQMLLDIPAVTDIVTAIFESPDYVLRAASGDFCLPGAVEYQPLHSDVNDWRPGGRTPFSAYHDPRGQLTIRDLPCPYVCVNFLPQDVTKLNGPTRQIPGTQHSRVRIPGLADEPEWMRLSTVCPAPAGAIMIRDVRAWHGGTPNVSDHMRAIPNLEFYAPWFREPIVPGISYQDYKKLSEHAQKLVGHCVADSSETLVTGPTLRAP comes from the coding sequence ATGGACACCCCGGAGATCCTGGCGCTGCGGGCGCATCTGGAGGCCCACAACGGCCTCAAGGGCCTGGACATCCTGGAGCCGGGGGATGTCGAGCATGCGGTCAATCTGTTCCGCCGCGACGGCTTCGTGGTGATCGCCAATGTGCTGAACGACGAGCAGACGGGGTTCCTGGCCGACGGCTGCAACGCCGTGGCCCGGGAGATCCTCAGCCTGGACGGTGACCGGGCAGGCAACCGGGGTTCGCACCGCTATTCCTTCGGCGGCAGCAGCCTGACCCGCAGCCAGCTGCACCGCCCCGAATGGCAGATGCTGCTGGATATCCCGGCGGTCACCGACATCGTCACCGCCATCTTCGAGAGCCCCGACTATGTGCTGCGGGCGGCCAGCGGCGACTTCTGCCTGCCGGGCGCGGTGGAGTACCAGCCGTTGCATTCCGACGTGAACGACTGGCGGCCGGGGGGGCGCACCCCCTTCAGCGCCTATCACGACCCGCGCGGCCAGCTCACCATCCGCGACCTGCCATGCCCCTATGTCTGCGTGAACTTCCTGCCCCAGGACGTCACCAAGCTGAACGGCCCGACCCGGCAAATTCCCGGCACCCAGCATTCCCGCGTGCGCATCCCCGGCCTGGCCGACGAGCCGGAGTGGATGCGGCTCAGCACCGTCTGCCCGGCGCCGGCCGGCGCCATCATGATCCGCGACGTGCGCGCCTGGCACGGGGGCACGCCCAACGTTTCCGACCACATGCGGGCGATCCCGAATCTGGAGTTCTACGCGCCCTGGTTCCGGGAGCCGATCGTCCCGGGCATCAGCTATCAGGACTACAAAAAGCTGTCGGAACACGCCCAGAAGCTGGTCGGGCACTGCGTGGCCGACTCCAGCGAGACCCTGGTCACCGGCCCCACCCTGCGGGCCCCATGA
- a CDS encoding D-alanine--D-alanine ligase — translation MSQPLSGRHVALLLGGLSSERDVSLVSGRECGDALERLGAKVTRVDAGRDLAQVLTKLKPDVCFNALHGEWGEDGCVQGVLETLNLPYTHSGVLASALAMDKAKSKAVLAAAGVTVPGGGLFNRFEAAADHVMPPPYVVKPNAEGSSVGVFIVLDGANRPPQDIVAPEWTYGEEVMIEPYIRGKELAVAVMNGKALTVTDIVPRSGFYDYEAKYGDGGSEHILPAKIPLKTLAKAMELAERAHAALGCRGVTRSDLRYDDINDILVLLEVNTQPGMTPTSLVPEQAALKGVDFDNLVLWITEDAYARGAAGGIASFSETPG, via the coding sequence GTGAGCCAACCTCTTTCCGGCCGTCATGTGGCCCTGCTGCTGGGCGGCCTGTCCTCCGAACGTGACGTCAGCCTGGTCTCGGGCCGTGAGTGCGGCGACGCCCTGGAGCGCCTCGGCGCCAAGGTGACCCGCGTGGACGCCGGCCGCGACCTGGCCCAGGTGTTGACCAAACTGAAGCCCGACGTCTGCTTCAACGCCCTGCACGGCGAGTGGGGCGAGGACGGCTGCGTCCAAGGCGTGCTGGAGACCCTGAACCTGCCCTACACCCACTCGGGTGTGCTGGCCTCGGCGCTGGCCATGGACAAGGCCAAGTCCAAGGCGGTGCTGGCCGCCGCCGGCGTGACCGTCCCAGGCGGGGGGTTGTTCAACCGCTTCGAGGCCGCCGCCGACCACGTCATGCCGCCACCCTATGTGGTGAAGCCCAACGCAGAGGGGTCCTCCGTCGGCGTCTTCATCGTCCTGGACGGCGCAAATCGCCCGCCGCAGGACATCGTCGCGCCCGAATGGACCTATGGCGAAGAGGTGATGATCGAGCCCTATATCCGCGGCAAGGAGCTCGCCGTCGCGGTGATGAACGGTAAGGCCCTGACCGTTACCGATATTGTCCCCAGGTCTGGCTTCTACGACTACGAGGCCAAGTATGGCGACGGGGGGTCCGAGCACATCCTGCCGGCCAAGATTCCATTGAAAACCTTGGCGAAAGCCATGGAGCTGGCCGAGCGCGCCCATGCTGCGCTTGGTTGTCGCGGAGTTACCCGATCTGACCTTCGTTATGACGACATTAACGACATTCTGGTCCTTCTAGAGGTCAACACACAGCCCGGCATGACGCCGACTTCGCTCGTCCCCGAGCAAGCGGCGCTGAAGGGCGTGGACTTTGACAACCTGGTGCTTTGGATCACGGAGGACGCTTATGCCCGCGGCGCTGCGGGGGGGATCGCGAGTTTCAGCGAAACCCCGGGCTAG
- a CDS encoding metallophosphoesterase family protein, producing the protein MRWLWRTVAGLGLAVGLGSAALAASPAFQPPPLQGAKPWTSTPFDDAKDSFAFAVVSDLESGYRPGVFEVAAAQLALLRPAFVITVGDLIEGGTEDEARLNTEWDAFDARLKPLHAPFFHVGGNHDLTNLAQRRVWAQRYGPRYYHFSYKGVLFLVLDTEDYAEPRMAEIYRMRADFLEAQKSDPEKARRLPYATLMEAKVGEVSPQQGAYFEGVLADHPKARWTVVLMHKPVWRRTDGRGLERIEAALKGRPYTLLNGHLHRYAYTERNGRDHIMLGTTGGEREFDDSEGAMDHMMWVTMTADGPSIANLRLDGVLDKTGHVPAGGERLCLDHGGPNCPR; encoded by the coding sequence GTGAGGTGGCTTTGGCGGACCGTTGCGGGGCTCGGCCTGGCGGTGGGGCTCGGATCAGCGGCCCTGGCGGCGAGCCCGGCGTTCCAGCCGCCGCCCCTTCAGGGCGCCAAGCCCTGGACCAGCACGCCCTTCGACGACGCCAAGGACAGTTTCGCCTTCGCCGTGGTCAGCGACCTGGAGTCCGGCTACCGGCCGGGCGTGTTCGAGGTGGCCGCCGCGCAGCTGGCCCTGCTGCGGCCGGCTTTCGTGATCACCGTCGGTGACCTGATCGAGGGCGGGACCGAGGATGAGGCCAGACTGAACACCGAGTGGGATGCGTTCGACGCGCGGCTGAAGCCTCTGCACGCGCCGTTCTTCCATGTCGGCGGCAATCACGACCTGACCAACCTGGCGCAGCGGCGGGTCTGGGCCCAGCGCTACGGGCCGCGCTACTACCATTTCAGCTACAAGGGCGTGCTGTTCCTGGTGTTGGACACCGAGGACTATGCCGAGCCGCGGATGGCGGAGATCTATCGGATGCGCGCCGACTTCCTGGAGGCCCAGAAGAGCGATCCGGAGAAGGCCCGGCGCCTGCCCTACGCCACCCTGATGGAGGCCAAGGTGGGGGAGGTGAGCCCGCAGCAGGGCGCCTATTTCGAGGGTGTGCTGGCCGATCATCCCAAGGCCCGCTGGACGGTGGTGCTGATGCACAAGCCCGTCTGGCGGCGGACCGACGGGCGCGGGCTGGAGCGGATCGAGGCGGCGCTGAAGGGGCGGCCCTACACCCTGCTGAACGGGCACCTGCACCGCTACGCCTACACCGAGCGCAACGGCCGCGACCACATCATGTTGGGGACCACCGGCGGGGAGCGGGAATTCGACGATTCGGAGGGCGCGATGGACCACATGATGTGGGTGACCATGACCGCCGACGGTCCCTCCATCGCCAACCTCCGCCTCGACGGCGTGCTGGACAAGACCGGGCACGTCCCGGCGGGCGGGGAGCGCCTGTGCCTTGATCACGGCGGGCCGAACTGTCCGCGCTGA
- a CDS encoding M20/M25/M40 family metallo-hydrolase, which translates to MKSLLIAAASVTLLTALPAQAADLAATAAGLRDKALSDPTAWDVLESLTTEVGARPVGSPAMARAKDWSVETFKRLGFANVKVESFETGAWSRGPESASVISPYPQALHILGLGGSSPTPKGGLEAEIVVFSTYADLLAQPVGSLKGKIAVVTQKMTRTQDGSGYGAINAQRTSGPLEAAKRGAAAYLTRSLSTDDTRLPHTGGAAPAGIPAAALSTVDAELLDHMAARGKPIKVRLDMQSSFNPKAQAWNISGEIVGREKPDEVLVIGGHLDSWDPGTGAVDDGAGVAIMTGAAKVIASLPQAPRRTIRVVMFGSEEQGGSGGAYATAHKDEITNIVFVGESDEGAGVIWKVDLPKGSRAAPAMQTFANVVAPLKVAVTGDPSRFGGSDVAGMVRLGAPVADLHQDASRYFDLHHSADDTLDKVDPKELAQNVAVWTALLYTVADSDIDFRKFLAPEAK; encoded by the coding sequence ATGAAAAGCCTGCTGATCGCGGCCGCGTCCGTGACCCTCCTCACCGCCCTTCCGGCCCAGGCCGCCGACCTTGCCGCCACAGCCGCGGGCCTCCGCGACAAGGCGTTGTCCGACCCCACCGCCTGGGACGTGCTGGAGAGCCTGACCACCGAGGTCGGGGCCCGTCCGGTGGGCTCGCCGGCCATGGCCCGCGCCAAGGACTGGAGCGTCGAGACCTTCAAGCGGCTGGGGTTCGCCAATGTGAAGGTGGAGAGCTTCGAGACCGGCGCCTGGTCGCGGGGACCTGAGAGCGCCTCGGTGATCTCGCCCTATCCGCAGGCCCTGCACATCCTGGGTCTGGGCGGTTCCTCGCCGACGCCCAAGGGCGGGCTGGAAGCGGAGATCGTGGTCTTCTCCACCTATGCCGACCTGCTGGCCCAGCCGGTGGGGTCGCTGAAGGGCAAGATCGCCGTCGTCACCCAGAAGATGACCCGCACCCAGGACGGCTCGGGCTACGGCGCCATCAACGCCCAGCGCACCTCGGGGCCGCTTGAGGCCGCCAAGCGCGGGGCGGCGGCCTATCTGACCCGGTCGCTCTCCACCGACGACACGCGGCTGCCGCACACCGGCGGCGCGGCGCCCGCCGGCATTCCCGCCGCGGCGCTGTCGACCGTCGACGCCGAGCTGCTGGACCACATGGCCGCGCGCGGAAAGCCCATCAAGGTTCGCCTCGACATGCAGTCGAGCTTCAACCCCAAGGCCCAGGCCTGGAACATCTCCGGCGAGATCGTCGGGCGCGAGAAGCCTGACGAGGTGCTGGTGATCGGCGGCCACCTGGACAGCTGGGATCCCGGCACGGGCGCGGTGGACGACGGCGCGGGCGTCGCCATCATGACCGGCGCCGCCAAGGTGATCGCCAGCCTGCCGCAGGCCCCGCGCCGCACGATCCGGGTGGTCATGTTCGGCTCGGAAGAGCAGGGCGGCAGCGGCGGCGCCTACGCCACGGCCCACAAGGACGAGATCACCAATATCGTCTTCGTCGGCGAGAGCGACGAGGGTGCGGGCGTGATCTGGAAGGTCGACCTGCCCAAGGGCAGCCGGGCGGCGCCGGCGATGCAGACCTTCGCCAATGTGGTCGCGCCGCTGAAGGTGGCGGTCACCGGTGATCCCAGCCGGTTCGGCGGCTCCGACGTGGCTGGCATGGTGCGGCTCGGCGCGCCGGTCGCGGACCTGCACCAGGACGCCAGTCGCTATTTCGACCTGCACCATTCGGCGGACGACACCCTCGACAAGGTCGATCCGAAGGAACTGGCCCAGAACGTCGCGGTCTGGACCGCCTTGCTCTACACCGTCGCCGACAGCGACATCGATTTCCGCAAGTTCCTCGCCCCGGAGGCCAAGTGA
- a CDS encoding aldo/keto reductase gives MKYRQLGRSALKVSQLCLGTMNFGPRTSEAESFAVLDGATEAGINFIDTANQYGGRLGVGTTETILGNWLAQEPGRRDRIVLATKVHEPMSDDVNDRGLSARHIQMACDASLRRLQVDHIDLYQMHHIDRLAPPEEIWQAMDRLIAQGKITYVGSSNFPGWKIAQVNEKAIARGRLGLVSEQGLYNLIERRAEMEVLPACRAYGVGVIAWSPLAGGLLAGKAPADTGRRQSDDMKRAAAARADQLSQFAGLCGELGESQSAVALAWLLHQPGMTCAIIGPGSVEQLTSVLHTPDLQLDADLLAKIDAIFPAIGPAPEAYAW, from the coding sequence ATGAAGTATCGCCAGCTTGGCCGCTCGGCGCTGAAGGTCAGCCAACTCTGCCTCGGCACCATGAACTTTGGCCCCCGCACCTCGGAGGCGGAGTCCTTCGCCGTCCTGGATGGCGCCACCGAGGCCGGGATCAACTTCATCGACACCGCCAACCAGTACGGCGGCCGGCTGGGCGTGGGGACCACCGAGACGATCCTCGGCAATTGGCTGGCGCAGGAGCCGGGACGGCGCGACCGCATCGTGCTGGCCACCAAGGTCCATGAGCCGATGTCCGACGACGTCAACGACCGGGGCCTCTCGGCGCGTCACATCCAGATGGCCTGCGACGCCAGCCTGAGGCGGCTGCAGGTGGATCACATCGACCTCTACCAGATGCACCATATCGACCGGCTGGCCCCGCCGGAGGAGATCTGGCAGGCGATGGACCGGCTGATCGCCCAGGGCAAGATCACCTATGTCGGCTCCAGCAACTTCCCCGGCTGGAAGATCGCACAGGTCAACGAGAAGGCCATCGCCCGAGGACGGCTCGGCCTGGTGTCGGAGCAGGGCCTCTACAATCTGATCGAACGCCGCGCCGAGATGGAGGTCCTGCCGGCCTGCCGCGCGTACGGGGTCGGCGTAATCGCCTGGAGCCCCCTGGCGGGCGGGCTGCTGGCCGGCAAGGCCCCGGCCGATACCGGCCGCCGGCAGAGCGATGACATGAAGCGCGCCGCCGCCGCCCGGGCCGATCAACTGTCCCAATTCGCGGGTCTGTGCGGCGAGCTGGGCGAGAGCCAGAGCGCCGTCGCCCTGGCCTGGCTGCTGCATCAGCCGGGAATGACCTGCGCCATCATCGGCCCCGGAAGCGTCGAGCAACTGACCTCGGTCCTGCACACGCCCGACCTCCAACTGGACGCCGACCTGCTGGCGAAGATCGACGCCATCTTCCCGGCCATCGGTCCGGCGCCCGAGGCCTACGCCTGGTGA
- a CDS encoding cell division protein FtsQ/DivIB: protein MPAALRGGSRVSAKPRARKPAGPKTRSQAKAPAGYAPAKLGAARGVGLSPKHALMAAAGVLAVALIATLSTGDRAHKLSESINTGVGGQFAHLGFRLKAVHVQGASPMATADILAAAGVYKDQPLMGLDLEALRQRIEAVGWVKEARIVRLLPDTLVLAVVERKQLAVWQHGGQSHVIDDHGQIIPEARSDKFPSLPLIVGEGANEYAAQILPEVAARPRLMERIEALVRVDNRRWDLRLKDGSLVQLPAVDEDGALIKLEQLDQSQRILELGFERIDLRDPSVVAVRPRDGALPGQLVANGV, encoded by the coding sequence ATGCCCGCGGCGCTGCGGGGGGGATCGCGAGTTTCAGCGAAACCCCGGGCTAGAAAGCCCGCTGGCCCCAAGACGCGCTCGCAGGCCAAGGCGCCTGCGGGGTACGCCCCCGCGAAGCTGGGCGCCGCCCGCGGCGTTGGCCTCTCTCCCAAGCACGCCCTAATGGCCGCCGCCGGAGTGCTGGCGGTCGCCCTCATCGCGACGCTCTCCACCGGCGACCGCGCCCACAAGCTTTCCGAATCGATCAACACCGGCGTGGGCGGGCAGTTCGCCCACCTCGGCTTCCGGCTGAAGGCCGTCCACGTGCAGGGCGCCTCGCCCATGGCCACCGCCGATATCCTGGCCGCCGCCGGGGTCTACAAGGACCAGCCGCTGATGGGCCTGGACCTCGAGGCCCTGCGCCAACGCATCGAGGCCGTGGGCTGGGTGAAGGAGGCGCGGATCGTGCGCCTGCTGCCCGACACGCTGGTGCTGGCGGTGGTGGAACGCAAGCAGCTGGCCGTCTGGCAGCACGGCGGCCAGAGCCATGTGATCGATGATCACGGCCAGATCATTCCCGAGGCCCGCTCGGACAAGTTTCCCAGCTTGCCGCTGATCGTCGGCGAGGGGGCCAATGAATACGCCGCCCAGATCCTGCCGGAGGTGGCGGCCCGGCCGCGCCTGATGGAGCGGATCGAGGCCCTGGTGCGGGTGGACAACCGCCGTTGGGACCTGCGGCTGAAGGACGGATCGCTGGTGCAATTGCCGGCGGTGGACGAAGACGGCGCCCTGATAAAACTGGAGCAGCTGGATCAGAGCCAGCGCATCCTGGAACTGGGTTTCGAGCGGATCGATCTGCGTGATCCGAGCGTGGTGGCGGTGCGGCCGCGCGACGGGGCCCTTCCCGGGCAACTCGTCGCGAACGGCGTTTGA
- a CDS encoding peptidoglycan recognition protein family protein, translating into MAYALTWLPDVLEAAGLKVAEQPGWMDRGVGNVGPTKGVICHHTAGGPKGNMPSLGVITNGRAGLHGPLAQLGLGRDGTYYVIAAGRAQHAGKGEWGKVTTGNTSFIGIEAENTGLPDDPWPAVQMDAYQRGVAAILRKIGANESMCCGHKEYALPKGRKPDPLFDMDDFRAGVRAVLDGTAPPPTLIPAVDAQSRATLRRGAKGASVSDLQRKLGLASDGVFGPHTEAAVRAFQRSKGAVQDGIVGPKTWAALDAA; encoded by the coding sequence ATGGCCTACGCCCTGACCTGGCTGCCTGACGTCCTGGAAGCCGCCGGCCTGAAGGTGGCCGAACAACCCGGCTGGATGGATCGCGGCGTGGGAAACGTCGGCCCCACGAAGGGTGTCATTTGCCACCACACCGCCGGCGGGCCGAAGGGCAACATGCCGAGCCTGGGGGTGATCACCAACGGACGGGCGGGTCTCCACGGCCCGCTGGCGCAGCTGGGGCTGGGGCGGGATGGCACCTACTATGTCATCGCCGCTGGGCGCGCCCAGCATGCCGGCAAGGGCGAGTGGGGCAAGGTCACCACCGGGAACACCAGCTTCATCGGGATCGAGGCCGAGAACACCGGCCTGCCGGATGACCCCTGGCCCGCTGTCCAGATGGACGCCTACCAGCGCGGTGTCGCCGCGATCCTGCGGAAGATCGGGGCCAATGAGAGCATGTGCTGTGGGCACAAGGAATATGCCCTGCCGAAGGGTCGCAAGCCCGATCCGCTGTTCGACATGGATGATTTCCGCGCCGGCGTCCGGGCTGTTCTGGACGGGACCGCGCCGCCGCCGACCCTGATCCCGGCGGTCGACGCGCAAAGTCGCGCGACCCTGCGTCGCGGCGCCAAGGGCGCGTCGGTTTCGGACCTGCAGCGAAAACTGGGCCTGGCGTCGGACGGCGTCTTTGGCCCCCACACCGAGGCCGCTGTGCGGGCGTTCCAGCGTTCGAAGGGCGCCGTGCAGGACGGCATCGTCGGGCCCAAGACCTGGGCCGCGCTGGACGCCGCCTGA